A genome region from Crossiella equi includes the following:
- a CDS encoding DUF2567 domain-containing protein — MNNQPDRAGPVRVEPGAPADHHLRPEDEAYLPFILPTPVPRVVVKPDLLPALSLASTLSLLGVVSAFLWSLLAPPIQHQVVNDGRTPAIPGDSNHEFDSLAVFVLITLALGALTGAVVWLMRRRRGPVVMLGGLVGSAVAAWLGTLMGGMFTGFWYSVPTAVQLGDIYTAAPEPVHWAAIVAQPLAFIVVYGAAAAWNGLDDMGRRLG; from the coding sequence GTGAACAACCAGCCGGATCGAGCGGGCCCGGTACGCGTCGAACCAGGCGCCCCGGCAGACCACCACCTCCGCCCGGAGGACGAGGCCTACCTCCCGTTCATCCTGCCCACCCCCGTGCCGAGGGTGGTGGTGAAGCCGGACCTCCTGCCAGCCCTGAGCCTGGCGTCGACGCTGTCGCTGCTGGGGGTGGTCTCGGCTTTCCTGTGGTCGCTGCTGGCCCCGCCCATTCAGCACCAGGTGGTCAATGACGGTCGCACTCCGGCGATCCCCGGGGACTCGAACCACGAGTTCGACTCGCTGGCGGTTTTTGTGCTCATCACCTTGGCGCTGGGCGCGCTGACCGGTGCGGTGGTGTGGTTGATGCGTCGCCGCCGGGGACCGGTGGTCATGCTGGGCGGGCTGGTCGGGTCGGCTGTCGCGGCCTGGCTGGGGACGCTGATGGGCGGGATGTTCACCGGCTTCTGGTACAGCGTGCCGACCGCGGTCCAACTCGGCGACATCTACACGGCGGCTCCGGAACCGGTGCACTGGGCGGCGATCGTGGCCCAGCCGTTGGCGTTCATCGTTGTGTACGGCGCGGCAGCGGCGTGGAACGGCCTGGACGACATGGGCCGAAGGCTGGGCTAG
- a CDS encoding glycoside hydrolase family 97 catalytic domain-containing protein, with amino-acid sequence MGQRSPARWGAVLAAVLTTTTALPATAEPARDLAVRAPASELSAHLHLDRPDGSVALSVRRAGRTVLAPTPVGLRTAAADLTRGLRLTGQSQRQVVERYRMTTGKRLAREARMTETRLSFLGEHGTPLDLVLRVAEDGVAYRYELSGAHVVTGEASAFSLPADAHAWLLPYNPQHENRRERTTAAAAPAGSYGNPSLFQSGEDYTLLTESNVDGRYAGARLRHEAGSPTYTVELADARVDLAAGTPTPWRTAIIGDLATVTESTLVDDLAEPARFTDTSWVRPGKVAWSWLSEHASPGNLQRQKEYVDFAARHGWPYVLVDEGWRAEWVPELTRYARARNVDVLLWYHWQRLDSQQERDTEFTRVTGWGVKGVKIDFMESDSQERFRFYDAALADTARYRLMVNFHGSTIPHGLARTWPHVMTMEAVHGAEQLPQPVDNPVHPFARNVVGSMDYTPVSFEVGPKASTIAHEIALPVLYESGWQHFADGPEAYERFPTALRFLDQVPTVWDETRLRGGYPGQDAVLARRNGDRWFLGGVVAGAADTLTAPLDVLGAGRWLVEVLTDGPGPRGDVVVTRSTKTSGDVLSVPVRANGGFAALACPATPGRTTCHQPVVQAPVTRLAVTPADAGDLLPGSGFEVTAEFTVESARTLRDLVLRPVAPAGFQVSGPAVTARELGRGGQLRGRWQVTVQGDARPGLVELPVVAEFTDPALGHRLHVEQAVVVAVALSGQPWVSELPFTREDNGWGPVERDRSNNESAGGDGNPLRVNGVTYAKGLGVHAPSEVAVHLGGRCTRFTALVGLDEETTQPGSAAFHVLTDGVLRQETGVLRTGQAASPIEVDVTGARTLLLRVTDGGDGRNFDHADWLSARLSCG; translated from the coding sequence ATGGGTCAACGCTCACCCGCGCGCTGGGGCGCGGTACTCGCTGCCGTCCTGACCACCACGACAGCCTTGCCCGCCACCGCCGAACCCGCCCGTGACCTGGCCGTACGCGCACCGGCCTCGGAGTTGTCGGCACACCTGCACCTGGACCGCCCGGACGGTTCGGTGGCGCTGTCGGTGCGGCGGGCCGGGCGCACCGTGCTCGCGCCCACCCCGGTCGGCCTCCGCACCGCCGCCGCCGACCTCACCCGGGGCCTGCGGCTGACCGGGCAGTCGCAGCGGCAGGTGGTCGAGCGGTACCGGATGACCACCGGCAAGCGACTGGCGCGCGAGGCCCGGATGACCGAGACGCGGCTGTCCTTCCTCGGCGAGCACGGCACCCCGCTGGACCTGGTGCTGCGCGTGGCCGAGGACGGGGTCGCCTACCGCTACGAGCTCTCCGGCGCGCACGTGGTGACCGGCGAGGCTTCCGCGTTCAGCCTGCCCGCCGACGCCCACGCCTGGCTGCTGCCCTACAACCCGCAGCACGAGAACCGCCGCGAGCGCACCACGGCCGCCGCCGCACCGGCGGGCAGCTACGGCAACCCCTCGCTGTTCCAGTCGGGCGAGGACTACACCCTGCTCACCGAGTCCAATGTGGACGGACGGTACGCGGGCGCCCGGCTGCGGCACGAGGCCGGGTCGCCGACCTACACCGTGGAGCTGGCCGACGCACGGGTGGACCTGGCCGCGGGCACGCCGACGCCGTGGCGCACCGCGATCATCGGCGACCTGGCGACGGTCACCGAGTCGACCCTGGTGGACGACCTGGCCGAGCCCGCCCGGTTCACCGACACCTCCTGGGTCCGGCCGGGCAAGGTGGCCTGGTCCTGGCTGAGCGAGCACGCGAGCCCCGGGAACCTCCAGCGGCAGAAGGAGTACGTGGACTTCGCCGCCCGGCACGGCTGGCCGTACGTGCTCGTCGACGAGGGCTGGCGTGCGGAGTGGGTGCCGGAGCTGACCCGCTACGCCCGCGCGCGCAACGTGGACGTGCTGCTCTGGTACCACTGGCAGCGCCTGGACTCCCAGCAGGAACGGGACACCGAGTTCACCCGCGTCACCGGCTGGGGCGTCAAGGGCGTGAAGATCGACTTCATGGAGTCGGACTCGCAGGAGCGCTTCCGCTTCTACGACGCGGCCCTCGCCGACACCGCCCGGTACCGGCTGATGGTCAACTTCCACGGCTCGACCATCCCGCACGGCCTGGCCCGCACCTGGCCGCACGTCATGACCATGGAAGCGGTGCACGGCGCTGAGCAGCTGCCGCAGCCGGTGGACAACCCGGTGCACCCGTTCGCGCGCAACGTGGTCGGCTCGATGGACTACACCCCGGTCTCCTTCGAGGTAGGTCCGAAGGCCTCGACGATCGCGCACGAGATCGCGCTGCCGGTGCTCTACGAGTCGGGCTGGCAGCACTTCGCGGACGGCCCCGAGGCCTACGAGCGCTTCCCCACCGCGCTGCGCTTCCTGGACCAGGTACCGACGGTGTGGGACGAGACCCGCCTCCGCGGCGGCTACCCCGGCCAGGACGCGGTGCTGGCCCGCCGCAACGGGGACCGGTGGTTCCTGGGCGGGGTGGTGGCCGGCGCCGCGGACACGCTGACCGCACCGCTGGACGTGCTGGGCGCGGGCCGCTGGCTGGTCGAGGTGCTCACCGACGGCCCGGGCCCGCGCGGCGACGTGGTGGTGACCCGGTCGACGAAGACCAGCGGTGACGTGCTGTCCGTGCCGGTGCGTGCCAACGGCGGGTTCGCCGCCCTCGCCTGCCCGGCCACCCCCGGCCGCACGACCTGCCACCAGCCGGTGGTCCAGGCCCCGGTGACCCGGCTCGCGGTGACCCCCGCCGACGCCGGGGACCTCCTGCCGGGCAGCGGGTTCGAGGTCACCGCCGAGTTCACCGTGGAGAGCGCCCGCACGCTGCGCGACCTGGTGCTGCGGCCGGTGGCCCCGGCGGGCTTCCAGGTGAGCGGCCCGGCGGTCACCGCCCGCGAGCTGGGCCGGGGCGGCCAGCTGCGCGGCCGCTGGCAGGTCACGGTGCAGGGCGACGCCCGGCCGGGCCTGGTGGAGCTGCCGGTGGTCGCCGAGTTCACCGACCCGGCGCTGGGCCACCGGCTGCACGTCGAGCAGGCGGTGGTGGTGGCGGTGGCGCTGTCCGGGCAGCCCTGGGTGAGCGAGCTGCCGTTCACCCGCGAGGACAACGGCTGGGGCCCGGTGGAACGCGACCGGTCCAACAACGAGAGCGCGGGCGGTGACGGCAACCCGTTGCGCGTCAACGGTGTCACCTACGCCAAGGGCCTCGGTGTGCACGCGCCGAGCGAGGTCGCGGTGCACCTGGGTGGCCGCTGCACGCGTTTCACCGCGCTGGTCGGCCTGGACGAGGAGACCACGCAGCCGGGCAGCGCGGCCTTCCACGTGCTCACCGACGGCGTGCTCCGGCAGGAGACGGGCGTGCTGCGCACCGGTCAGGCCGCCTCGCCGATCGAGGTGGACGTGACCGGTGCCCGCACGCTGCTGTTGCGCGTCACCGACGGGGGTGACGGGCGGAACTTCGACCACGCCGACTGGCTGTCGGCGCGGCTGAGCTGCGGCTAG
- the bsaP gene encoding biotin synthase auxiliary protein BsaP, whose amino-acid sequence MTTPTTTLFCDICGKPEHEGTHKVCLARRAIDPPRFCPHCARRMVVQVSPAGWSAKCSVHGSTEGGQGGRL is encoded by the coding sequence ATGACCACCCCCACCACCACACTGTTCTGCGACATCTGCGGCAAACCGGAGCACGAGGGCACCCACAAGGTCTGCCTGGCGCGGCGGGCCATCGACCCGCCGCGCTTCTGCCCCCACTGCGCCCGCCGCATGGTCGTCCAGGTCAGCCCGGCGGGCTGGTCGGCCAAATGCAGCGTGCACGGCTCCACCGAAGGCGGCCAGGGAGGACGTCTGTGA
- a CDS encoding adenosylmethionine--8-amino-7-oxononanoate transaminase yields the protein MSADLLDADRKHVWHPYGPMPGTREPLLVAEAEGVRLRLADGRELVDGMSSWWAAIHGYRHPVLDAAARAQLDKMSHVMFGGLTHEPAIRLCQKLVEFTPEPLQHVFLCDSGSVAVEVAVKMCLQYWRSLGRPDKRRLLTWRGGYHGDTFQPMSVCDPEGGMHSLWRGVLPEQVFVDAPPRGFDADLDTAYVRHLADAIEEHADELAAVIVEPVVQGAGGMAFHNPRYLHVLRELCLTHDVLLVFDEIATGFGRTGALFAADHPAISPDVLCLGKALTGGYLSLAATLCTPRVADGISRGELPVLAHGPTFMGNPLATAVANASLDLLLGQDWAAEVRRIEAGLHRGLAPARRLPGVHDVRVLGAIGVVQLDHEVDLAAATEAAVAHGVWLRPFRDLVYTMPPYVSTDEDVQLITAAVCAAAAAG from the coding sequence GTGAGCGCTGACCTCCTCGACGCCGACCGCAAGCACGTCTGGCACCCCTACGGCCCCATGCCCGGGACCCGGGAACCCCTGCTCGTGGCCGAGGCCGAGGGTGTGCGGCTCCGCCTGGCCGACGGGCGCGAGCTGGTCGACGGCATGTCCTCCTGGTGGGCGGCCATCCACGGCTACCGGCACCCCGTCCTGGACGCCGCGGCCCGCGCGCAGCTGGACAAGATGAGCCACGTGATGTTCGGCGGCCTCACCCACGAGCCCGCCATCCGGTTGTGCCAGAAGCTCGTGGAGTTCACGCCAGAGCCGCTCCAGCACGTGTTCCTGTGCGACAGCGGGTCGGTCGCGGTCGAGGTCGCGGTCAAGATGTGCCTGCAGTACTGGCGCAGCCTCGGCCGCCCCGACAAGCGCCGCCTGCTCACCTGGCGCGGCGGCTACCACGGCGACACCTTCCAGCCCATGAGCGTGTGCGACCCCGAGGGCGGCATGCACTCGCTGTGGCGGGGTGTGCTGCCCGAGCAGGTCTTCGTCGACGCGCCGCCGCGCGGCTTCGACGCCGACCTGGACACCGCGTACGTGCGGCACCTGGCCGACGCGATCGAGGAGCACGCGGACGAGCTGGCCGCCGTCATCGTGGAGCCGGTCGTGCAGGGGGCCGGGGGCATGGCCTTCCACAACCCGCGCTACCTGCACGTGCTGCGCGAGCTGTGCCTGACCCACGACGTGCTGCTGGTCTTCGACGAGATCGCCACCGGCTTCGGCCGCACCGGCGCCCTGTTCGCCGCCGACCACCCGGCCATCAGCCCGGACGTGCTGTGCCTGGGCAAGGCGCTCACCGGCGGCTACCTCAGCCTGGCCGCCACCCTGTGCACCCCGCGCGTGGCCGACGGCATCTCCCGGGGCGAGCTGCCGGTACTCGCGCACGGGCCCACGTTCATGGGCAACCCCCTGGCCACCGCCGTCGCCAACGCCTCCCTCGACCTGCTGCTCGGCCAGGACTGGGCCGCCGAGGTCCGGCGGATCGAGGCCGGGCTGCACCGGGGCCTCGCGCCCGCCCGCCGGCTGCCCGGGGTGCACGACGTGCGGGTGCTGGGTGCCATCGGCGTCGTGCAGCTCGACCACGAGGTGGACCTGGCCGCCGCGACCGAGGCCGCCGTCGCGCACGGGGTCTGGCTGCGGCCGTTCCGGGACCTCGTCTACACCATGCCGCCCTACGTCAGCACCGACGAGGACGTCCAGCTCATCACCGCCGCCGTGTGCGCCGCGGCGGCCGCCGGTTAG
- the bioD gene encoding dethiobiotin synthase has protein sequence MTVLVITGTGTEVGKTVVTAAVAALARAEGKRVAVLKPAQTGVGPQEPGDIDEVLRLAGDLTARELHRYPLPLAPETAARAAGLPPVRPDRIAASASGLAAEHDLVLVEGAGGLLVRYDSAGSTLADAAWALGAPVLLVASAGLGVLNSAALTVEALRRRGLTCEGVVVGRWPHQPDLASRHNLADLPAVTGVPLLGVLPDGAGKCGEEDFLPLARACLGPELGGEFDAAEFTVKHGLT, from the coding sequence GTGACCGTGCTGGTGATCACTGGAACCGGGACCGAGGTCGGCAAGACCGTCGTCACCGCGGCCGTCGCGGCGCTGGCCCGCGCGGAGGGCAAGCGCGTCGCCGTGCTCAAGCCCGCCCAGACCGGGGTCGGGCCGCAGGAGCCCGGCGACATCGACGAGGTGCTGCGCCTGGCCGGCGACCTCACCGCGCGCGAGCTGCACCGCTACCCGCTGCCGCTGGCCCCCGAGACCGCCGCGCGCGCCGCCGGGCTGCCGCCGGTGCGCCCGGACCGGATCGCCGCCTCGGCCAGCGGCCTGGCCGCCGAGCACGACCTGGTCCTGGTCGAGGGCGCGGGCGGGCTGCTGGTCCGGTACGACAGCGCGGGCAGCACCCTCGCCGACGCCGCCTGGGCCCTGGGCGCCCCGGTGCTGCTGGTCGCCTCGGCCGGGCTGGGCGTGCTCAACTCGGCCGCGCTCACCGTCGAGGCGCTGCGCCGCCGGGGCCTGACCTGCGAGGGCGTGGTCGTCGGGCGGTGGCCGCACCAGCCGGACCTGGCCAGCAGGCACAACCTCGCCGACCTGCCCGCCGTCACCGGCGTGCCGCTGCTGGGCGTGCTGCCCGACGGCGCGGGCAAGTGCGGCGAGGAGGACTTCCTGCCGCTGGCCCGGGCCTGCCTGGGCCCGGAGCTGGGCGGGGAGTTCGACGCGGCCGAGTTCACGGTCAAGCACGGGCTCACCTGA
- a CDS encoding cytochrome P450 family protein has translation MVSDATAERPMFDEAYMQDPYPVYAHLRRERPVHRVDLPGRFPMWVVTRYEDVRLALTAPEVSKDVQRLSELMRSYRGGADSPFAAALAPHMLNSDPPQHTRLRKLVAKAFTPRRVEQLRPRIEQITEELLDGLAGAEVVDLMEALAFPLPVTVICELLGVPQGDQEDFRRWSTSLVSNGGNPEVMAADSQALAQYLMGLIENKRAQPTDDLLTDLIEVSEDSDRLTGHELVAMAFLLLLAGHETTANLIGNGMRALLTHPEQLAALRANPDRLPNAIEELLRFDGPVITGTARVTTAPLQLGEVTVPANELLLVGLNSANRDGDKFDNPDQLDIDRALGGHLAFGHGIHYCVGAPLARLEGSTAIGRLIARFPDLSLAVPAEELRYRNSVLMRSLLALPVRPNG, from the coding sequence ATGGTCAGCGACGCCACGGCCGAACGGCCGATGTTCGACGAGGCCTACATGCAGGACCCATATCCGGTATACGCCCACCTCCGCCGCGAACGGCCCGTGCACCGGGTCGACCTGCCCGGGCGGTTCCCGATGTGGGTGGTCACCCGCTACGAGGACGTGCGCCTGGCGCTGACCGCCCCGGAGGTCAGCAAGGACGTCCAGCGGCTGAGCGAGCTCATGCGCAGCTACCGGGGAGGCGCCGACTCCCCGTTCGCGGCGGCCTTGGCCCCGCACATGCTCAACAGCGACCCGCCCCAGCACACCCGGCTGCGCAAGCTGGTGGCCAAGGCCTTCACCCCGCGCCGGGTGGAGCAGCTGCGGCCGAGGATCGAGCAGATCACCGAGGAGCTGCTCGACGGCCTCGCCGGTGCGGAGGTCGTGGACCTCATGGAGGCGTTGGCGTTCCCGCTGCCCGTCACCGTCATCTGCGAGCTGCTCGGGGTGCCCCAGGGCGACCAGGAGGACTTCCGCCGCTGGTCCACCTCGCTGGTCAGCAACGGCGGCAACCCCGAGGTCATGGCCGCGGACAGCCAGGCGCTGGCGCAGTACCTGATGGGCCTGATCGAGAACAAGCGCGCCCAGCCGACCGACGACCTGCTCACCGACCTGATCGAGGTCAGCGAGGACAGCGACCGCCTCACCGGCCACGAGCTGGTCGCCATGGCGTTCCTGCTGCTGCTGGCCGGGCACGAGACCACGGCCAACCTCATCGGCAACGGCATGCGCGCGCTGCTCACCCACCCCGAGCAGCTCGCCGCCCTGCGCGCCAACCCGGACCGGCTGCCCAACGCCATCGAGGAGCTGCTGCGCTTCGACGGCCCGGTGATCACCGGCACCGCCCGGGTGACCACCGCCCCGCTCCAGCTCGGCGAGGTCACCGTGCCCGCCAACGAGCTGCTGCTGGTCGGGCTCAACTCGGCCAACCGGGACGGGGACAAGTTCGACAACCCCGACCAGCTCGACATCGACCGCGCGCTCGGCGGCCACCTGGCCTTCGGGCACGGCATCCACTACTGCGTGGGCGCCCCGCTGGCCAGGCTGGAGGGCAGCACCGCGATCGGACGGCTGATCGCGCGCTTCCCCGACCTCAGCCTGGCCGTACCGGCGGAGGAGCTGCGGTACCGGAACAGCGTGCTGATGCGCTCGCTGCTCGCTCTTCCGGTCCGCCCCAACGGCTAG
- a CDS encoding CehA/McbA family metallohydrolase: MIIHSGLITRDHRTEGRWLDLPFTVPQGCAGVTVELTYESPAILDIGCRGAAGWRGWSGSARRRFAITAAEATPGYLPGEPEAGTWHVVLGLHRIPPEGVHATVEVTLGPAFVEVARPAPLVPERRPSRRLPASPGLRWVPADLHAHTLHSDGRLTVPELAALAVSRGLSALAVTDHNTVAHHAELAEVGRRYGIALIPGQEVTTDTGHANAYGEIGWVDFRAPAGQWLTSVLARGGLLSINHPLSGDCSWREPMPVPPPLAEIWHSSWWTRTWGGPLAWWRSWGMHVTPVGGSDFHGRDTDSLPGSPTTWIAVSADAVGPVELAQACLEGLAAGRTAVSGGIDEPVLLAADGELVLDGADGLLLYGPDGGRYDARSAGRLLARGTGGHVVTDHEGGIVALCGNPA, encoded by the coding sequence ATGATCATCCACAGTGGACTGATCACCCGGGACCACCGCACCGAGGGGCGCTGGCTGGACCTGCCGTTCACCGTGCCGCAGGGCTGCGCCGGGGTCACCGTGGAGCTGACCTACGAGTCCCCGGCGATCCTGGACATCGGCTGCCGGGGCGCGGCGGGCTGGCGGGGCTGGTCCGGTTCGGCCCGGCGCCGCTTCGCGATCACCGCCGCCGAGGCCACCCCCGGCTACCTGCCGGGCGAGCCGGAGGCCGGGACCTGGCACGTGGTGCTGGGCCTGCACCGGATCCCGCCGGAGGGCGTGCACGCCACGGTCGAGGTCACCCTGGGCCCGGCGTTCGTGGAGGTGGCCCGGCCCGCGCCGCTGGTCCCGGAACGGCGGCCGTCGCGACGGCTGCCCGCCTCGCCGGGGCTGCGCTGGGTCCCGGCGGACCTGCACGCGCACACCCTGCACTCCGACGGGCGGCTGACCGTGCCGGAGCTGGCCGCGCTGGCGGTCTCCCGGGGCCTGTCCGCGCTGGCGGTGACCGACCACAACACGGTGGCGCACCACGCGGAGCTGGCCGAGGTCGGGCGGCGGTACGGGATCGCGCTCATCCCGGGCCAGGAGGTCACCACCGACACCGGGCACGCCAACGCCTACGGGGAGATCGGCTGGGTGGACTTCCGGGCGCCCGCCGGGCAGTGGCTGACCTCGGTGCTGGCGCGGGGCGGCCTGCTGTCGATCAACCACCCGCTGTCCGGGGACTGCTCGTGGCGCGAACCGATGCCGGTGCCGCCACCGCTGGCGGAGATCTGGCACTCGAGCTGGTGGACGCGGACCTGGGGCGGGCCGCTGGCCTGGTGGCGGTCGTGGGGCATGCACGTGACCCCGGTGGGCGGCAGCGACTTCCACGGCCGGGACACCGACAGCCTGCCCGGCAGCCCGACCACCTGGATCGCGGTCAGCGCCGACGCGGTGGGGCCGGTGGAGCTGGCGCAGGCCTGTCTGGAGGGGTTGGCGGCCGGGCGGACCGCGGTCAGCGGCGGGATCGACGAGCCGGTGCTGCTGGCGGCCGACGGTGAGCTGGTCCTGGACGGCGCGGACGGGTTGCTGTTGTACGGGCCGGACGGTGGACGGTACGACGCGCGGAGCGCCGGGCGCCTCCTGGCCCGGGGGACCGGTGGGCACGTGGTCACCGATCACGAGGGCGGGATCGTGGCCCTGTGCGGGAACCCGGCCTGA
- the bioB gene encoding biotin synthase BioB, with translation MTTTAEQDTSREAGERDILAVAREQVLDRGEGLTEAQTLEVLRLPDERLEELLQLAHEVRMAWCGPEVEVEGIVSLKTGGCPEDCHFCSQSGRFPSPVRSAWLDIPGLVKAAAQTAATGATEFCIVAAVRGPDKRLLTQVKAGIEAIRTAGIDIQIACSLGMLTQEQVDELVAMGVHRYNHNLETARSHFPNVVTTHSWEERWSTLRMVREAGMEVCCGGIIGMGESIPQRAEFAAQLAQLSPDEVPMNFLIPQPGTPYEDYDIVEGPDALRTVAAFRLALPRTILRFSGGRELTFGDLGTRQGMLGGINAIIVGNYLTNLGRPASSDLDMLEELNMPIKALNDTF, from the coding sequence GTGACCACAACAGCGGAACAGGACACCAGCCGCGAGGCGGGGGAGCGGGACATCCTCGCCGTCGCGAGGGAGCAGGTGCTCGACCGCGGTGAGGGTCTGACCGAGGCGCAGACGCTCGAGGTGCTGCGGCTGCCCGACGAACGCCTGGAGGAGCTGCTCCAGCTCGCGCACGAGGTGCGCATGGCGTGGTGCGGCCCGGAGGTCGAGGTCGAGGGCATCGTCAGCCTCAAGACCGGCGGCTGCCCGGAGGACTGCCACTTCTGCTCGCAGTCCGGGCGCTTCCCGTCCCCGGTGCGCTCGGCCTGGCTGGACATCCCCGGCCTGGTCAAGGCGGCGGCGCAGACCGCGGCCACCGGTGCCACCGAGTTCTGCATCGTGGCCGCCGTGCGCGGACCCGACAAGCGCCTGCTCACCCAGGTCAAGGCCGGTATCGAGGCCATCCGCACGGCGGGCATCGACATCCAGATCGCCTGCTCACTGGGCATGCTCACCCAGGAACAGGTCGACGAGCTGGTCGCGATGGGCGTGCACCGCTACAACCACAACCTGGAGACCGCGCGCTCGCACTTCCCGAACGTGGTGACCACGCACTCCTGGGAGGAGCGGTGGTCCACGCTGCGCATGGTGCGCGAGGCGGGCATGGAGGTCTGCTGCGGCGGCATCATCGGGATGGGCGAGAGCATCCCGCAGCGCGCGGAGTTCGCGGCCCAGCTGGCCCAGCTGTCGCCGGACGAGGTGCCGATGAACTTCCTCATCCCGCAGCCGGGCACCCCCTACGAGGACTACGACATCGTCGAGGGCCCGGACGCGCTGCGCACGGTCGCCGCCTTCCGCCTGGCCCTGCCGCGCACCATCCTGCGCTTCTCCGGCGGCCGGGAACTGACCTTCGGCGACCTGGGCACGCGCCAGGGCATGCTGGGCGGCATCAACGCGATCATCGTCGGCAACTACCTGACCAACCTGGGCCGCCCGGCGAGCTCCGACCTGGACATGTTGGAGGAGCTCAACATGCCGATCAAGGCCCTCAATGACACTTTCTGA
- a CDS encoding ABC transporter ATP-binding protein, producing MAGITVSGLSTVYPNGVRAVDGLDLTVNDGEFFALLGPSGCGKTTLLRTIAGLEQASEGSLAIGGTEVGATEPGKRGVAMVFQDYALFPHMSVAENIGYPLRVRGAGKAEQRAVAEETAGGLSLSALLERRPGQLSGGQQQRVALARAIAMGARVLLLDEPLSNLDARLRLEARTFLKRLQRELGLTTVFVTHDQAEALALADRIAVMESGRIRQLGSPREVFQRPATVFVANFIGSTPMNLVSARITGDDVEVAGARLERPVGLAVSDGDEVTAGIRPEYLSLAPAGTAGGVPGTVSTVENLGVSSLVTLECADGVLLGVTVPEEDEPAPGTEAVVVPQPGRLLLFDAEGVLLPPAAVPA from the coding sequence ATGGCGGGCATCACCGTGTCCGGACTGTCCACTGTGTACCCAAACGGGGTGCGCGCGGTGGACGGCCTGGACCTGACCGTCAACGACGGTGAGTTCTTCGCACTGCTCGGACCGTCCGGCTGCGGCAAGACCACGCTGCTGCGCACGATCGCGGGCCTGGAGCAGGCGTCCGAGGGCTCGCTGGCGATCGGCGGGACCGAGGTGGGCGCCACCGAGCCCGGCAAGCGCGGCGTGGCCATGGTGTTCCAGGACTACGCGCTGTTCCCGCACATGAGCGTCGCGGAGAACATCGGCTACCCGCTGCGCGTGCGCGGTGCGGGCAAGGCCGAGCAGCGGGCGGTGGCCGAGGAGACCGCGGGCGGGCTGAGCCTGTCCGCGCTGCTGGAACGCCGCCCGGGGCAGCTCTCCGGCGGGCAGCAGCAGCGGGTGGCGCTGGCGCGCGCGATCGCGATGGGCGCCCGGGTGCTGCTCCTGGACGAGCCGCTGTCCAACCTGGACGCCCGGCTGCGGCTGGAGGCGCGCACGTTCCTCAAGCGGTTGCAGCGGGAGCTGGGCCTGACCACGGTGTTCGTCACGCACGACCAGGCGGAGGCGCTGGCGCTGGCCGACCGCATCGCGGTGATGGAGTCCGGCCGCATCCGCCAGCTCGGCAGTCCCCGGGAGGTCTTCCAGCGCCCGGCGACCGTGTTCGTGGCCAACTTCATCGGCTCGACCCCGATGAACCTGGTCAGCGCGAGGATCACCGGTGACGATGTGGAGGTGGCGGGTGCGAGGCTGGAGCGGCCCGTGGGTCTGGCCGTGTCCGACGGTGACGAGGTCACGGCGGGCATCCGACCCGAGTACCTGTCCCTGGCCCCGGCGGGCACTGCCGGTGGCGTCCCGGGCACTGTGTCGACGGTGGAGAACCTCGGGGTGAGCTCGCTGGTGACGCTGGAGTGCGCGGACGGCGTGCTGCTGGGCGTCACCGTGCCGGAGGAGGACGAACCGGCCCCGGGCACCGAGGCCGTCGTGGTCCCGCAGCCCGGCCGGTTGCTGCTCTTCGACGCCGAGGGTGTGCTCCTCCCCCCGGCGGCGGTGCCCGCATGA
- a CDS encoding DUF3558 domain-containing protein, which translates to MRSRVTTALLISLMVGPALAACSTPDPGMGGTTSAGMPSSSGNAAPALPQPEISIEKFRSDPCAILTPQQKAEAVGGLPGEVWAESKLGPACRWRAGSTPAKVSITATLDNTSGGIAELFKQPKNYAVFEPVTAGGQPGAVTMFEDGRKEGDCSIQIGLTKDTLLWLSVRLGTIGGAPPDFSNPCARATRFAELAIATMKAAG; encoded by the coding sequence GTGCGTTCTCGTGTGACCACGGCTCTGCTGATCTCCCTGATGGTGGGCCCGGCGTTGGCCGCCTGCAGCACTCCGGATCCCGGCATGGGTGGCACCACGTCCGCGGGGATGCCGTCGTCCTCGGGGAATGCGGCGCCCGCGTTGCCGCAACCGGAGATCAGCATCGAGAAGTTCCGGTCGGACCCGTGCGCGATTCTCACGCCGCAGCAGAAGGCCGAGGCGGTGGGTGGGCTGCCTGGCGAGGTCTGGGCCGAGAGCAAACTCGGCCCCGCGTGCCGCTGGCGTGCGGGCAGCACACCGGCGAAGGTCTCGATCACCGCCACCCTCGACAACACCTCGGGTGGCATCGCGGAGTTGTTCAAGCAGCCGAAGAACTACGCGGTGTTCGAGCCGGTGACGGCAGGCGGTCAGCCAGGGGCTGTCACGATGTTCGAGGACGGCAGGAAAGAAGGGGACTGTTCGATCCAGATCGGGCTCACCAAGGACACGCTCCTGTGGTTGTCAGTGCGCCTCGGCACCATCGGTGGTGCACCGCCCGACTTCTCCAACCCCTGTGCTCGCGCCACGCGATTCGCGGAGCTGGCCATCGCCACCATGAAGGCAGCGGGCTGA